A single window of Balaenoptera acutorostrata chromosome X, mBalAcu1.1, whole genome shotgun sequence DNA harbors:
- the C1GALT1C1 gene encoding C1GALT1-specific chaperone 1: protein MLSESSSFLKGVMLGSIFCALITMLGHIRIGHGNRMHHHEHHHLQAPNKEDILKISEDERMELSKSFRVYCIILVKPKDVSLWAAVKETWTKHCDKAEFFSSENVKVFESINMETNDMWLMMRKAYKYAFDKYRDQYNWFFLARPTTFAIIENLKYFLLKKDPSQPFYLGHTIKSGDLEYVSMEGGIVLSVESMKRLNSLLSIPEKCPEQGGMIWKISEDKQLAVCLKYAGVFAENAEDAEGKDVFNTKSVGLFIKEAMTNHPNQVVEGCCSDMAVTFNGLTPNQMHVMMYGVYRLRAFGHIFNDALVFLPPNGSDND from the coding sequence ATGCTTTCTGAAAGCAGTTCATTTTTGAAGGGTGTAATGCTTGGAAGCATTTTCTGTGCCTTGATCACTATGCTAGGACACATTAGGATTGgtcatggaaatagaatgcacCACCATGAGCATCATCACCTACAAGCTCCTAATAAAGAAGATATCTTGAAAATTTCAGAGGATGAACGCATGGAGCTCAGTAAGAGCTTTCGAGTATACTGTATCATCCTTGTCAAACCCAAAGATGTGAGTCTCTGGGCTGCAGTGAAGGAAACTTGGACCAAACACTGTGACAAAGCAGAGTTCTTCAGTTCTGAAAATGTTAAAGTGTTTGAGTCAATTAACATGGAAACAAATGACATGTGGTTAATGATGAGAAAAGCTTACAAATACGCCTTTGATAAATATAGAGACCAATACAACTGGTTCTTCCTTGCACGCCCCACTACGTTTGCTATTATTGAAAACTTAAAGTACTTTTTGTTAAAAAAGGATCCATCACAACCTTTCTATCTAGGCCACACTATAAAATCTGGAGACCTCGAGTATGTGAGTATGGAAGGAGGAATTGTCTTAAGTGTAGAATCAATGAAAAGACTTAACAGCCTTCTCAGTATTCCTGAAAAGTGTCCTGAACAGGGAGGGATGATTTGGAAGATATCTGAAGATAAGCAGCTAGCAGTCTGCCTGAAATATGCTGGAGTATTTGCAGAAAATGCAGAAGATGCGGAAGGAAAAGATGTATTTAACACCAAGTCTGTTGGGCTTTTTATTAAAGAGGCAATGACTAATCACCCCAACCAGGTAGTAGAAGGATGTTGTTCAGATATGGCTGTTACTTTTAATGGACTGACGCCTAATCAGATGCACGTAATGATGTACGGGGTATACCGCCTTAGGGCATTTGGGCATATTTTCAATGATGCATTGGTATTCCTACCTCCAAATGGTTCTGATAATGACTGA